The Phormidium sp. PBR-2020 DNA segment GTCGCTATCATCGCGAACCCCTCTCCTTAGAGTATTTATTCGATCGCTCGTTGCACGTAATTTCTCCCTTCTTCTCTAAGCGTCCTGGCGATCGCGACTATCTCAACGAGACCATCGCCGACAGTAAAGCCCGCCTAGAAGCCCTACCCCAATCCGAACCCCACTGGACCATTTGCTGGGGAGATCCCCATAGTGGCAACGCCCATTTTACTCCCGATGGCCGCGTCACCCTTTTTGATTTTGACCAATGCGGCTATGGTTGGCGGGTCTTCGACGTGGCCAAATTCCTCCATATTGCTCTCCGAACCGGCATTAGTCGTAAAATTCGCGATGCCTTCCTCGTCGGTTATGAGAGCGTTAGCCCCCTCGAACCCATCGAAACGGAAATGTTTCAACCCCTCACCCAAGCGGCCCATCTCTGGAGTTGGGCGATCGCCGTCAACAACGCCATGATGGACAACCACAGTCGTCTGGACAACAGTTATTTCAGCCAACGCCTCGAACAACTCAAACTGCTGCGTTCTCCTGACTGGGGACTGTTCTAACTCTCACGTCTCACCCCAGTCCTCATCGATCTGCTGACGTGCCGCGACAATCTCTTGATGTAACTGTTGCCAATCGATCTCAGCTTCAGGCCCATAGTGAACCATGCGCCCCCCTTGTAGATGTAACACTTGGGAGGCAAACTGACGCACCAAATCCAATTGATGATTCGCCATCACCAGAATCATCGATCGCTCCTGAGTCAGCGTCGAGAGGAGGCCCATTAACATCTCCCCCCGGCCCACATCGAGGGCGGAAGTAGGTTCATCGAGTAAGAGAACCTGCGGTTCCGTCGCCAAGGCCCGGGCGATCGCCACCCATTGCCGTTGTCCGAGAGATAATTGCAGTTCCGTCTTCGGCAACCAATCCGAGGGAATTTTCAGGCGATCGCACCACTCATCAATCCGTCGCTGAATCTCTGCTGCCCCTACCCCCCGTAATTTGAGGGGATAGGCCATGGCCTCGATCACCGTCATCCCCAATAACGTCGACTCCTGAGGAACCAAAACAATTTGACGGCGTATCTCCAGAACAGGAAGTTCCCCCAACGGGCGATCGCCCCAGATAATCCTCCCCGCCGTTGGGTCCTGTAACCGATTCAACAGCCGCAACAGAAGCGATTTTCCCGCCCCCGAAATTCCCACCAGTCCCAGGCGATCGCCCCACCTCAGTTGTAGAGAAATCTCCTCAAGCAGCGTCAAGCGCCCTGAAGCCGTCGCCAGATAAACGCGATCGAGGGTTAAAGACATAGCAAATCCAGATACAATCGAGCCAACGTGGAGCCAACCCCCTCAATCATGCCATGACCGCTGACCCCCTACCTCGTCTCTCGATTCTCGGAAGTCCCGTCCATCTCCATCCCAACTATTGCCAATGGCTGCGATCGCAACTCGATCAGCAGCGGGGCCTGCATGTGGTCACCCTCAACGCCGAAATGACCATGCAAGCCCAACAAAACCCCCAACTCGCCGCCGCCATTCAGGAAGCAGACTTAGTCATCCCCGACGGGGCCGGCGTTGTCTTGTACCTGAAACTCATCGGCCAACCCTGCCAACGCCAACCAGGAATCGAACTCGCCCAACACCTGCTGGCCCAACTGTCTCCCCAAGAATCCGTTGTCTGCTACGGTGGCAAGCCTGAGGTGATCCAACAGGCCGCCCGTCACCTGCGTCAGCAGTATCCCCACCTCACCCTTAGCGGTGTCTATCACGGCTATCTCAACGAAGACGAACAACATCAACTCCTGCAAGACTTACAGCAGCAACAACCCGCCGTCATCCTCGTGGGGTTAGGAGTTCCCCGACAAGAACTCTGGATTCAACAGCATCGCCATCACTGTCCCCGGGCCATCTGGATTGGCGTGGGGGGTAGCTTTGACATCTGGGGAGGCGTCAAACCCCGTGCCCCCCGATGGATGGGAGATAATCATTTAGAATGGGCCTACCGGCTGTATCAAGAACCCTGGCGTTGGCGCAGAATGTTAGCTCTGCCTAAATTTGCCTTCAACGCCCTCGTCGAGATTATGATGGGCAAGCGGCAAGGAAAACGGAACAGACAAGCCAAACGGACTCAAAAATAGGCATCACTCGCCCCTACCCAACTTGTTGTCAAAAACCATCAATTGGGGCATATTGTCTCATTATTTCCCCCAATTGTTTCTGATATCTTTTCGTTTTCTCTTGTTTTTTATGATAATTAGATAGGAGTGATTTGCTGCTGTGAAACTAGGTGATTGGATTGCTGTTGTTTGCTTTATTATCGCCCTCGTAATTATCTGGGAGTTTCGCGAAGCTCTCCTGTTGGTCATGGGCGCAGTAGTCTTGTCGATTGCCCTCAATAGCTTAGTTCGGCTTCTGCAAAACTGGGGCGATCGCTTGCAGATGAAACCCTCACGGGGCATGGCAGTCTTTATTTCCATTATTTTAGTTGGGCTATTTGGCACCTTATTTTTTGCCCTAGTCGCCCCCCCGTTCATCAATCAGTTTCAACAGCTCATTGAACTCGCCCCTATTGGCTTTCAGAGGTTCTTGAACTGGCTAGATCAAATTCGCATTTCACCACCAGTCTGGCTCAACCTCGAACAACTGCAACTCCCCAATTTTTCGGAATTAGCCCAACAGGTCGGCCCCCTCGCTCAAAATGTCATTGAGAACTTTGTCACCTTCTTTTCTAATTCCTTAGCCGTCTTAGTCAAGCTGCTATTTGTCTTGGTCTTGACGGTGATGTTTCTAGTTGACCCCACCTCCTACCGCAACCTGCTGATTCGGCTATTTCCCTCCTTTTACCGACGGCGAGCCGATAAAATCCTTACCCTCTGTGAAGAAGTACTACTGGGCTGGATGGGGGGCATTGTCATCAACTCCCTCTTTGTCGCCATCCTGAGTGCTCTTGGCTTAGCTGCACTGCAAGTTCGCTTTGTCTTTGCCCATGCCCTCTTGGCGGGAGTGTTCAACTTTGTCCCCAATATTGGCCCGATGTTAAGCGTGATCTTTCCCATTTCGGTGGCCCTGTTGGATAGTCCCTTAAAAGCCTTAGGGGTTCTCATCTTATACCTGGTGATCCAAAATGTGGAGAGTTACTGGTTTAGCCCCATGGTGATGCGGAAGCAGATTTCCTTGTTGCCCGCCGTCACCCTGACGGCTCAAATCTTCTTTGCTACCTTCTTAGGCTTGCTGGGGCTAATTTTGGCGTTACCCTTAGCCGTGGTCACGAAAACTTGGTTAGAAGAAGCCTTTTTCAAAGATTTTCTCGATCGCTGGGGGGGCAATCCTCGCCGTGAAATCTCCCGGCAAATGGTTGCGATTGAAGAGGCGCAACTCTCCCCGAGTCATGGGGAGATGGTAACCGAGGGGATGGCTGATCCCTGGGAGAGTTAATCGGAAGCCGTTGATTTTGACGTTGACTTGACAGGTGAGCGATGAGTGGTCTTAATTATTGGTTAAGTATTAATCGCTTCGCACACAACACCGGGGAAAACAAGAGCTTATGCAATTGCTAAAAACACGGATTCTGTTAGGGTTGGCCACCCTAGGCTTGGGGGGGATAATCACCCCGGAGGCGAGCGCCCACAGTCATCAAGAGACCCCACGCACCTCTGAGGTGGCGGCACGATTTGAACAGGCCGAAGTGGATTCGGGTCAATTTATCGCCATTGCCGCCCCCGTCGGGCGAACCAACGGCTATCAACTCCTCGTCATTGAACAACGCTCGAATAGCCGCCCTTGTTGGCAAGAACGAGGCAGCCATCCCACCCAAGTTGATCCGTTGTTACTAGAGTTTGACTTTACAGGCATTTGCGGCCGCAGCACCGATAGCAATGGCTACTCCATTCGGGCCGGACAACAAGATTTAGGATTACGTTACAATCTGCACGTTAGAGAGCGCGGTGGAGAATTAGTCTTAATGGGCATTCCCATGGGGGGAGATCGCAGTCTGCCCCGCTTGGAACTCGGACGGACTCGGGGACCGGCTAGTGGGGGATTTTATCGCCTTCACCTCGATCCCGGCTGGCGCTTTACCCGTCGCAGCTACCAGGGACAAACCTTAGGTCATATTTATCTAACCCATGACGCAACGGTGACCCAAATCGCCAATCAAAGCCCCTCCCGCCCCAGCGAGGCGGTTCAGGAGCGATCGCCGAGAGTCGAGACGCAACCCGAATTGAGCGTCACCTCCCCCGAGTCTGAGGAATCCAACAGCTCCTTGGACCGTCCCGACACCATCGAGTTTGGTGAAGACCCCCGGATCATGTCCCCAGAGAATTACAGGCCCGCCCCCGGCAACAGCCTGTTCCCTCTTACCCCCGAGGGCGCTCAGGAGGAGAGCCTCCTCTACGATGAAGTGGAGGAACAACCCTTCGCCGCCCCAGTTCCCCGGCGACAATTCCCTGACTCGCCTCTGCCGGCCTTCCAGGACGAGAGTTGAGGCAGTTGGCAGGTTTTCGGTTGACAAAATAGCCTCAATGTGATACAGGCGCTTCACTTAACGAGAGCGTTGTCGCACCTGTCGCTGTAACTGTTGCAAATCTCGCTCAACTTCTTGGCGAAGACTGCGGTTATGAGGATCGGTGCGCAACGCTTTTTTCAGATAAATGTGGGCTTTACGAGACTCACCGCGCTGCATGGCGTGGCGGGCCACCCGCTGATAGGTGACCGCCTGCCACTGACGCACTTCGAGATCCACCGCCAGTCGTTGCGATAACCCTTCCACCAGGGCGATCGCATAGGCAAACTTCCCTTGACTGAGTAACCGTTGCAGACGATAGTACGCCTGAGACTTCAACTGACACTCCAAGGGGGACAGTTGGGGATGATGCCGAAACGGTGAGGTGGGTTGAGGGGGAGGAGGTGGTGAGGACGTGGTTGGGGTATGGGCCGGTGGGGCCGTTGTGGGAACCGGCCCCTGAGGGTTAATCGGCCTAGCGGGAACCACCTCCAACAGAACCTGATAGGCTTGATGTAAGCGCACAAAGGGATCATGAGGGAGTCCAGGATTGAGATCCGGATGTAACCGTCGCGCTAAGCGTCGATAAGAGGCTTTCACCTCAGCTAGACTCGCGTGGGGGGTTAATCCTAACAGGCGATAACAATCCAGTAACTCCATGGAGGCTCAACAAAAGGACAAAAAAAGAGGACTTCCCCCGGATTGTAGCCGAGGGAAGCCCCATTTAACCAATTAGACCGGCTTTCCTTCCAAGACGCGATCAATCAGTCCGTATTCCTTGGCCTGTTCTGCCGAGAGGAAGAAATCCCGATCCATATCCTTCTCGATTTTCTCAATCGTCTGTCCCGTGTTAGCCGCATAAATGCCATTCAACTGATGGCGAATCCGCAGAATCTCCTTCGCCTCAATTTGAATGTCACTGGCTTGGCCACGAGTTCCCCCAGAGGGTTGGTGAATCATAATCCGGGAGTGGGGCAAGGCCAGACGTTTTCCAGGGGTTCCGGCGGAGAGTAAGAACGACCCCATCGAGGCCGCTAAGCCAACGCAAATCGTCACCACATCGGCTTTAATATGCTGCATGGTGTCATAGATAGCCATCCCGGAACTGACCACCCCACCGGGAGAATTGATATAGACCATGATGTCTTTATCGGGATCTTCCGAGGCTAAATACAGCATCACGGCAATCACTTGATTGGCGAGTTCATCGTCAATATCCCGGCCGATGAAGATAATCCGCTCGCGATAGAGGCGGTTGTAAATATCAATCCACTGGGTGTAGGTATCCCCAGGCATTTGATACGGAACTTTAGGCACGCCAATAGGCATAACGAGAAATTCTCCCTTAAAACGATAACGATAGTGAAGGGCCCTCAAGGAGCATTCAATGAATAGAGGGGGCGTCCTGATTTAGGACACGCCCGCCAGTTGTTGAGTGTGTTTGTCCCCTTTCTCACTGACGAGAACGCGGTCAATCAGGCCATAGTCTTTGGCTTGTTCTGGGGTCAGATAGAACAAGCGATCCATATCCTTGGCAATTTTCTCAACGGAATGACCGGTATTCTGAGCAAAAATTTCCAACATAGTGGCCTTGTTGTCCAGGACTTCCTTAGCCCGAATTTGGATATCGGTGGCTTGTCCTTGGGCAAAGCTTTTCGGCTGTTGCAAAATAATTGAGGCATGGGGCAGACTGGCACGACAGCCGGGAGTCCCAGCCGATAACAGCATCGCCGCCATTCCCATGGCCGTTCCCAAACAAATGGTATGAACGGGGGGCTTGATGTAGTTGAGGGTATCGCAAATGGCAAAGGCCTCAGTCTCAAAGCCAACGGGTTCCCCGCCATAGTTGGAGGTTCCCGTGGAGTTGATATAGATTTTGATGGGTTTGTCGGGGTCGTCGTACTGTAAATAGAGGAGTTGGGCAATGATCAACTCCGTCACTTGGGCAACTAGAGGCATCCCCAAATAGACGATTCGCTCTTTAAGAAGTAGGGAGGGCAAATCCGGGGGAGGGGTGCGATTCGTTGAACCGCCGTAATAGGGAGATTGGACCGCTTGAATCGGTAGGTTCATAGGATACTTCCGAGGCTCGATAACGATAGCTGTAATGAAACGGCTGGCTTGGACTTGCTTAGACTCGCTCTTGATGCCGCGATTCAGCCTTTTATATATCTTAACGTCTTTGGGGAATCGGCTTGGGGGAGTCAACGGGGGATTTCCCTCGGGCGATCGCCCCCATGTCCCCGGCCTTAGGGGAGTTCCACGGAGGTGGGTTTAGCGATATGAGGTAATCCCCAGCCGAGTTTTTCCCGTAAGACTCGGAAAAATTCCGTCGGACGCAGACGCACAAAGCCAGCGGTATAGTCAGATTTCTCGATGACGACGCGATCGTCGGGTAAGACATAGCAACCGGCATTGCCATCAACGACCATCATCATCCGTTCCCGAGTCGCCGGTAGCACTTGCACCAATTCCGTATCGGAGAAAATCAGGGCGCGGGAGGCGAGGGAGTGGGGACAAATCGGCACTAACTGAAGCACTTGGACATTGGGGGTAATCACCGGACCGCCCGAGGAGAGGGAATAGGCGGTCGAACCGGTGGGGGTGGAGATAATCACCCCGTCAGCGGCAATATCGACTGGGGAATGTTGCCCAACGATGACCTCGAAGTGACACATACTGGTTAGGGGTTCCCGATGTAACACCATTTCATTGAGACAGAGGGCTTCCCAGAGAACCGTCTCCTCTCGCAACACCCGCACGGTTACCATGGTGCGCTCTTCGAGACGATAGTTTCCCTCAAAGACGGCCTCTAGGGCGCTGTCGAGTTGCGTGAGATAGGTTTCCGTCAGGAACCCCATATGTCCTGTATTCACGGTTAATAGGGGAATCCCCAGGGGCGCCACCTGGCGGAAGGCGGCTAAGACGGTTCCATCGCCCCCGAGGACGATGCCAAAGTCAAAGTCCTTCTCAAATCCAGGGGGAACTAAGCCATGAATGGGAGTGTGACACACGGGACTGTCGGGTTTGGAGTGACCTAGAATGCCTCCCATTCCCGTGGCGACCCGCACCTGACATCCTCGGGCGGTCAGATCCCGTTCGAGTTGCGTTTTGACGCGACAGGCGGCGGGTTTAACTTCGTTGTAGATAATGCCAACTTTCGGCACGCTCGGAGTTTACCTCTTAGGTTGTACGTTGAACAATCTGTTGAGGGATGGTGATGATCCCAGAGTATCTTCCCATGAATGTTCCCCAGGACAATAGTCCGGTTTGCGGTTTTTGGGGGCTAATCTGAGGATTTGAAGGGTGATCGCTGCCGTTTCTTGCGGGCTTTGGTTTTTTCTTGTTCGTACTCAATTTCTTTGAGTTTCTTCATAATGCGACTGTGATACTCTTGCAAGTACGCTTCCAGAGTCGTCATCTCGTTGGGGTTGATGTCAAAGACAGGATAGACGTCATCCATCTCGGCGGTTAGGGGATTCCCAGCGGCCAAGACTTCGGCAAAATAAAGGCGATCCGCGACGTTCCAGCCCCATTGAAAGAAGCGGGCCGCCCGGCGCACGGTTCGCAATAACCCGAGAGGGGCCCGGGTAATACGGGCGTTGCGGCCGGAGAGACGTTCACAGAGTTGGATAATGTCTTCGGCACTCCAGGCCCGCGTTCCCACAACCGGATAGGTCTGATTGGCGGTTTCAGGCAGGCTGAGGGCCTTCACGGCAAATGTGGCGATATCCTGGGTGTTGGCGTAGGCGATGGGGGCGGCTTTGCCGGTAATCCATACGGGTTGGTTGTCGAGGATGGGGATGGCATATTGGCCGATTAACCCCTGCATAAAGCCCGCCAGTTGTAAGACGGTGTAGTTGAGTCCTGATTCGGCCAGAAAACGCTCGGTACAGCGTTTGATTTCCATGAGGGGAACATGGGGATACTGGTCGTTGTTGAGGATAGAACAGAAGACAAATCGCTCAACCCCGGCTTGTTGCGCCGCTTGGATGAGGGCCACTTTGCCATCCCAATCTACTTCTTTGATACTCAGGGAGTCGGTGATGCGAACGGTGGCGGCATCAATCACATGGGTGATGCCTTCTAAGGCTGGGGCAAGGGTACTTGGATCGCAGAGATCCCCACGGACCAGTTCTGCGCCCCATTTTCTCAGAAATGAGGCTCGGTTGAAACTGCGGACAAGACAGCGGACCGAATATCCTTCGTCGATCGCTTGACGGGCAATTTGTCTTCCTAGGGTACCGGTGGCACCAACAATTAATAGGCTCATGGGGATCTCAGTAACGACAGTCGCTCCTCCTAAAACCAGTCCCAGCGCAGTGAGGATCGAGACAAGACGATAGACTGGGCCGACTCTAACTTGTCAGAAATGTTAACATATATTAACGACATGACGACAAACTTCTCATCTTCCGCCAGAACTTTGACGCAGACTTGTGCTAGAGATCTGGCCGCTTGAGGGTCAGCTCGGGTGCCCCTCTGAGGTGGATCGGGCCCGGTTTTGCGTTAAAATGAAGAGTAATTATGGATGAACCTCAGCTTACCCCCGAATCCCAAACCCCTCATTGTTCCGTTCGCCATCCGGTGAACCTAAGCGAGGTGCGATCGCGGCGATCGCAGTTACTCGATGTCGACAAAGCCCAACGCATGGCCGCCTTCTTTAGTTGTCTAGGCGACCCCAATCGGCTGCGTATTCTCTCAG contains these protein-coding regions:
- a CDS encoding phosphotransferase; the encoded protein is MQLYPAPARLQSLNTQRVPEIHPPPGAQVGGDRTTFPTIYSSLSPQSLISEVLSSYDIERVISCQFWNRGLSDVYLVQTISRSYILRVSHHHWRSRSDVYFELEFLSFCRDRCLPIAYPLRTTDNRLAVDINAPEGERYAALFVFAEGEVPLGDVNPTQSYLLGETLARIHEAAHLFRSRYHREPLSLEYLFDRSLHVISPFFSKRPGDRDYLNETIADSKARLEALPQSEPHWTICWGDPHSGNAHFTPDGRVTLFDFDQCGYGWRVFDVAKFLHIALRTGISRKIRDAFLVGYESVSPLEPIETEMFQPLTQAAHLWSWAIAVNNAMMDNHSRLDNSYFSQRLEQLKLLRSPDWGLF
- a CDS encoding ATP-binding cassette domain-containing protein; protein product: MSLTLDRVYLATASGRLTLLEEISLQLRWGDRLGLVGISGAGKSLLLRLLNRLQDPTAGRIIWGDRPLGELPVLEIRRQIVLVPQESTLLGMTVIEAMAYPLKLRGVGAAEIQRRIDEWCDRLKIPSDWLPKTELQLSLGQRQWVAIARALATEPQVLLLDEPTSALDVGRGEMLMGLLSTLTQERSMILVMANHQLDLVRQFASQVLHLQGGRMVHYGPEAEIDWQQLHQEIVAARQQIDEDWGET
- a CDS encoding WecB/TagA/CpsF family glycosyltransferase, which codes for MTADPLPRLSILGSPVHLHPNYCQWLRSQLDQQRGLHVVTLNAEMTMQAQQNPQLAAAIQEADLVIPDGAGVVLYLKLIGQPCQRQPGIELAQHLLAQLSPQESVVCYGGKPEVIQQAARHLRQQYPHLTLSGVYHGYLNEDEQHQLLQDLQQQQPAVILVGLGVPRQELWIQQHRHHCPRAIWIGVGGSFDIWGGVKPRAPRWMGDNHLEWAYRLYQEPWRWRRMLALPKFAFNALVEIMMGKRQGKRNRQAKRTQK
- a CDS encoding AI-2E family transporter; its protein translation is MKLGDWIAVVCFIIALVIIWEFREALLLVMGAVVLSIALNSLVRLLQNWGDRLQMKPSRGMAVFISIILVGLFGTLFFALVAPPFINQFQQLIELAPIGFQRFLNWLDQIRISPPVWLNLEQLQLPNFSELAQQVGPLAQNVIENFVTFFSNSLAVLVKLLFVLVLTVMFLVDPTSYRNLLIRLFPSFYRRRADKILTLCEEVLLGWMGGIVINSLFVAILSALGLAALQVRFVFAHALLAGVFNFVPNIGPMLSVIFPISVALLDSPLKALGVLILYLVIQNVESYWFSPMVMRKQISLLPAVTLTAQIFFATFLGLLGLILALPLAVVTKTWLEEAFFKDFLDRWGGNPRREISRQMVAIEEAQLSPSHGEMVTEGMADPWES
- a CDS encoding DUF3747 domain-containing protein, with protein sequence MQLLKTRILLGLATLGLGGIITPEASAHSHQETPRTSEVAARFEQAEVDSGQFIAIAAPVGRTNGYQLLVIEQRSNSRPCWQERGSHPTQVDPLLLEFDFTGICGRSTDSNGYSIRAGQQDLGLRYNLHVRERGGELVLMGIPMGGDRSLPRLELGRTRGPASGGFYRLHLDPGWRFTRRSYQGQTLGHIYLTHDATVTQIANQSPSRPSEAVQERSPRVETQPELSVTSPESEESNSSLDRPDTIEFGEDPRIMSPENYRPAPGNSLFPLTPEGAQEESLLYDEVEEQPFAAPVPRRQFPDSPLPAFQDES
- a CDS encoding J domain-containing protein, yielding MELLDCYRLLGLTPHASLAEVKASYRRLARRLHPDLNPGLPHDPFVRLHQAYQVLLEVVPARPINPQGPVPTTAPPAHTPTTSSPPPPPQPTSPFRHHPQLSPLECQLKSQAYYRLQRLLSQGKFAYAIALVEGLSQRLAVDLEVRQWQAVTYQRVARHAMQRGESRKAHIYLKKALRTDPHNRSLRQEVERDLQQLQRQVRQRSR
- a CDS encoding ATP-dependent Clp protease proteolytic subunit; the encoded protein is MPIGVPKVPYQMPGDTYTQWIDIYNRLYRERIIFIGRDIDDELANQVIAVMLYLASEDPDKDIMVYINSPGGVVSSGMAIYDTMQHIKADVVTICVGLAASMGSFLLSAGTPGKRLALPHSRIMIHQPSGGTRGQASDIQIEAKEILRIRHQLNGIYAANTGQTIEKIEKDMDRDFFLSAEQAKEYGLIDRVLEGKPV
- a CDS encoding ATP-dependent Clp protease proteolytic subunit; amino-acid sequence: MNLPIQAVQSPYYGGSTNRTPPPDLPSLLLKERIVYLGMPLVAQVTELIIAQLLYLQYDDPDKPIKIYINSTGTSNYGGEPVGFETEAFAICDTLNYIKPPVHTICLGTAMGMAAMLLSAGTPGCRASLPHASIILQQPKSFAQGQATDIQIRAKEVLDNKATMLEIFAQNTGHSVEKIAKDMDRLFYLTPEQAKDYGLIDRVLVSEKGDKHTQQLAGVS
- a CDS encoding NAD(+) kinase, whose protein sequence is MPKVGIIYNEVKPAACRVKTQLERDLTARGCQVRVATGMGGILGHSKPDSPVCHTPIHGLVPPGFEKDFDFGIVLGGDGTVLAAFRQVAPLGIPLLTVNTGHMGFLTETYLTQLDSALEAVFEGNYRLEERTMVTVRVLREETVLWEALCLNEMVLHREPLTSMCHFEVIVGQHSPVDIAADGVIISTPTGSTAYSLSSGGPVITPNVQVLQLVPICPHSLASRALIFSDTELVQVLPATRERMMMVVDGNAGCYVLPDDRVVIEKSDYTAGFVRLRPTEFFRVLREKLGWGLPHIAKPTSVELP
- a CDS encoding SDR family oxidoreductase is translated as MSLLIVGATGTLGRQIARQAIDEGYSVRCLVRSFNRASFLRKWGAELVRGDLCDPSTLAPALEGITHVIDAATVRITDSLSIKEVDWDGKVALIQAAQQAGVERFVFCSILNNDQYPHVPLMEIKRCTERFLAESGLNYTVLQLAGFMQGLIGQYAIPILDNQPVWITGKAAPIAYANTQDIATFAVKALSLPETANQTYPVVGTRAWSAEDIIQLCERLSGRNARITRAPLGLLRTVRRAARFFQWGWNVADRLYFAEVLAAGNPLTAEMDDVYPVFDINPNEMTTLEAYLQEYHSRIMKKLKEIEYEQEKTKARKKRQRSPFKSSD